From Peromyscus maniculatus bairdii isolate BWxNUB_F1_BW_parent chromosome 19, HU_Pman_BW_mat_3.1, whole genome shotgun sequence, the proteins below share one genomic window:
- the Stard4 gene encoding stAR-related lipid transfer protein 4, whose protein sequence is MEGLSDVASFSTKLQNTLIQYHNIEEDKWRVAKKMKDVTVWRKPSEEFNGYLYKAQGVMDDVVSNVIDHIRPGPSRLFWDPLMTSLDILEHLEENCCVMRYTTAGQLLNIISPREFVDFSYTVGYEEGLLSCGVSLDWSETRPEFVRGYNHPCGWFCVPLKDSPSQSLLTGYIQTDLRGMIPQSAVDTAMASTLTNFYGDLRKALRKA, encoded by the exons ATGGAAGGCCTATCTGATGTTGCCTCTTTTTCAACTAAACTTCAAAACACTCTGATCCAGTATCATAACATTGAAGAAGATAAATGGCGAGTGGCCAAGAAAATG aaagaTGTCACAGTTTGGAGAAAACCCTCAGAAGAGTTTAATGGGTATCT gTACAAAGCCCAAGGTGTTATGGATGACGTTGTCAGTAATGTAATAGACCACATACGCCCAGGGCCCAGCCGCTTGTTTTGGGATCCGTTAATGACTTCACTGGATATTTTGGAGCACTTGGAAGAG AATTGCTGTGTGATGCGTTACACCACTGCTGGTCAACTTTTGAATATTATTTCCCCGAGAGAGTTTGTTGATTTCTCCTATACTGTGGGCTATGAAGAAGGACTTTTATCCTGTG GGGTGAGTCTCGACTGGAGTGAAACAAGGCCAGAATTTGTCCGAGGCTATAACCATCCCTGCGGCTGGTTTTGTGTTCCGCTTAAAGACAGTCCAAGCCAGAGTCTTCTGACGGGCTATATTCAGACAGATCTGCGCGGCATGATCCCTCAGTCCGCAGTGGATACAGCAATGGCCAGCACTTTAACCAACTTCTATGGTGATTTGCGGAAAGCTCTACGAAAGGCCTAA